The window GGTCGCTGTCGGCATGAAAGGTGCTACTAAAGCTATGTCAGCAATGAATAAGGTTAGGCTGATGTCAACTTTGTGAATGTTTTATGGTGTAAAGAGAAAATATAGATGCATATGATTATGCCCTCAGACAGAGAGAGACTTGTGAAGGCAGAAGAAATTGGTTCCTCTCAATGAGAAGAGTTCCAAAATACTAGATTCTAGAGTTAATTTTAGCATAATTTGCTTTGGGTTAACCCATGGTTCATGGAGTTGGAATGAATGACAAGGACACCTGCCCCCTCGCCTTTGAGCAAGACAAAACAAGGGGGCAAGGGATCCTTTAATAGCAttatagttttatttatttatttttggtagCTTCATAACACAGTGTGTCATCTTTAAGGGTGGTCTAGGCTCTCCTAGACCATAAACTTTTTACTGCATGCACCATGTGATCTCCTTTAAACAAAATGGTTATGATTTAATTGTCAAAAACATAATGATTTTCTCTGTCATAGGGGGAAACATGAAATCAAAGTCAGTTTGTGTTATCTTTATCCCCACTCACATCCATGATTATATACTGTGTTGTAGCAAATGTCCCCAGCAAATCAGGCAAAGGTAATGCAAGAGTTCCAGAAGCAATCAGGGCAGATGGACATGACGGTAAGATTGTAAAATTTCTTTGAACTACAACATGGAATATTAACTTGCATATCTGGCACCAATGTTTATGTTGTTTGTCCTCGTAGACTGAGATGATGTCAGATGCCATAGATGATGTTCTGGATGATGATGATGCAGAAGATGAAAGTGAAGAGTTGACGAATCAGGTAAGTCTTGTTAGGGCATTTCATTTAGTTTGAGTAAAATTTTGGGGCATATGCTTGGAACTGGGAACTTTTAAGTTTGAAATTATCATTTAGTTGGAGAAGACACTTAAATGAGTTATAAAATATGAAGCTAAAGTTCTACAATTAATGTCCATGGGAAGAGATGGCCCTTTCTGATATGTTTTAGTTTCCAACTGATTATATGAACCTAGTTCAGAAACAGAAGCGTGTATGCAGATGGAAGGCTACTTGCGTATGCTTAGGCCTGTTGGCCTGTCAACGGTCCGGGtttggacccggacccggactgaaatttttgcgggtatgggtagggatttaattccgttacctggacccggatccggatccattttgtcaaacaaaacaagggtcgaatacggaatatagtattccggcccgtattagacccggatccggatataaatggattgataatttaaaatatatatatttatcaatataattagattagggtgatgtatttgagtaaagtcaatttgatttcttttcttatttgatttttttttttgtattagttagaaattagtttacaaatatatttttttttctcatttttattagaaattgtaagttttgataattttttcgGGTAGGCCGATCCGGATCCGAGACCcgtcggatccggatccggaacatagagTAGAAGACCAGCCGGGTAATCAGGTCAGATCCGGGTCCGATATGATAtgccgggtccggaataatgaattatGGCCCGGATccggcccgttgacaggcctacgtATGCTATCATAATGATGTCCGTCCTGAAATGTTTGTCGCATTTCGGGATTCCAACTTTTAAGAATAGTGGTTGATAGTGATGTTAGTGGAtttgtttccaaaattaccctcaaaaatttaaatttcaaatttgaatttagtATGAAATATAGATAAAGGTGGGAATAACATTGGAAAAAAAgatcaaaagtaactttgactTTAGTAAGATGACAAACATTTTAGGACATCCCAAAATGGAAAGCatgacactttcaatgggaCAGAGAGAGTATGTCACAATTGATCACCATGAAAGTAAAGCTTTAAAGCTGGTTTTTGCAGTTTGAGAATGTCATTGTGGCTTTAATTTCATCTTCACTTGTGCTTTAAAGTGATAAATTGAGTTCCAGGTATGCTAAAATGCAAAGCTGCTTGACATTTATGACATCAAATGAGTCCTGTAAAATAGAGAATCAAATTTTAAATGCTATCTAGTTGCAAATTGTTGTTTATTgaaatttccaaatattttGCTTTAATTGTGTTAATATCTATCTCTTTACTCATTTCTGAGATTTACGCCCATGTCTCATTGATCTTACATTTTTAGGTGCTAGATGAAATTGGCGTTGATGTTGCCTCACAGGTTTGTTCGTCCTTCTGGTTGGTGGTTGTGTGAGTTTATCATATCCAACTCTTTTAGCCAAATTAACTTTTCACATCTTGTCTTCCAGTTGTCAGCAGCTCCCAGGGGAAAAATTGCTGGGAAGAACACTGAGGATGGAAGCAGGTGCATCCCTATACTCTTTTTCATTCCTCTTGTATTTTTTTCACAAG is drawn from Coffea arabica cultivar ET-39 chromosome 1c, Coffea Arabica ET-39 HiFi, whole genome shotgun sequence and contains these coding sequences:
- the LOC113714846 gene encoding vacuolar protein sorting-associated protein 2 homolog 3 isoform X3, giving the protein MTNATRGIEREITGLQLEEKKLVAEIKRTAKTGNEAAAKTLARQLVRLRQQIANLQGSRAQMRGIATHTQAISAHSSVAVGMKGATKAMSAMNKQMSPANQAKVMQEFQKQSGQMDMTTEMMSDAIDDVLDDDDAEDESEELTNQVLDEIGVDVASQLSAAPRGKIAGKNTEDGSSSGIDDLEKRLAALRNP